In the Stigmatella erecta genome, one interval contains:
- a CDS encoding DUF4241 domain-containing protein, translating into MTSGRVVACHPLCLPPHPVPKAHLMVLLALNHREPFTRTVAPGRYPVLLSVLHTGRAGSAEANESVAMAMVRFEDTRPVRWELASRGEQGTQVLPPAPPPGHTAEPDVLAFLDADTVERASRTSPVFLDTASPSAPSWSSTALTVDEASGANVIVFSPGRCTLPPRYPRAQSSWWGLAEDGRPVCLVTDFQHLDLTRPEFPDNPEARHARVRELVEQLRHPDATVRERALREVGGYDGDAREALAPLLAFILAPGSGPSEREYAAVAIARICAAAPEQVGLLAQAMRPPTRGEPLAVLLRAAAGIGLCHKTPGLLQSVAEHLLEVLLPRLAEDGPHIHGAIMGLIWDLDDQRPEAQELFVRLLDTVVPELRVAAAARLYRSPVKTYQEAAMETLAGILHDPALDAEFHVAAVNSLSAFPQLSPPARMALWHAASSPQPLLAWYARDLLRQQA; encoded by the coding sequence TTGACCAGCGGCCGGGTGGTGGCCTGCCACCCCCTGTGCCTGCCACCGCACCCCGTGCCCAAGGCGCACCTCATGGTGCTGCTCGCGCTGAACCACCGCGAGCCCTTCACCCGCACCGTGGCGCCCGGCCGCTACCCCGTGCTGCTCAGCGTGCTGCACACCGGCCGGGCCGGCTCCGCGGAGGCCAACGAGTCCGTCGCCATGGCCATGGTGCGCTTCGAGGACACGCGGCCCGTGCGGTGGGAGCTGGCCTCCCGGGGTGAGCAAGGGACCCAGGTCCTGCCCCCTGCGCCCCCTCCGGGCCACACGGCCGAGCCCGACGTGCTGGCCTTCCTCGATGCGGACACGGTGGAGCGGGCCTCGCGGACCTCTCCCGTCTTCCTCGACACGGCCTCTCCCTCGGCGCCCTCCTGGTCCAGCACCGCGCTGACGGTGGACGAGGCCTCCGGGGCCAACGTCATCGTCTTCTCGCCGGGGCGGTGCACCCTGCCCCCGCGCTACCCCCGGGCCCAGTCCTCGTGGTGGGGGCTGGCCGAGGACGGCCGGCCCGTGTGCCTCGTCACCGACTTCCAGCACCTGGACCTGACGCGGCCCGAGTTTCCCGACAACCCCGAGGCCCGGCACGCCCGGGTGCGCGAGCTGGTGGAGCAGCTGCGCCACCCGGACGCCACCGTCCGGGAGCGGGCCCTGCGGGAGGTGGGCGGCTATGACGGGGACGCCCGGGAGGCCCTGGCGCCGCTGCTCGCGTTCATCCTCGCGCCCGGCAGCGGCCCCTCCGAGCGGGAGTATGCCGCGGTGGCCATTGCCCGGATCTGCGCCGCGGCGCCGGAGCAGGTGGGGCTGCTGGCCCAGGCGATGCGCCCGCCCACGCGGGGCGAGCCCCTGGCCGTGCTGCTGCGCGCCGCCGCGGGCATTGGCCTGTGCCACAAGACCCCCGGGCTGCTCCAGTCCGTGGCGGAGCATCTCCTCGAGGTCCTGCTGCCCCGGCTGGCCGAGGACGGCCCCCACATCCACGGCGCCATCATGGGGCTCATCTGGGACCTGGACGACCAGCGGCCCGAGGCGCAGGAGCTGTTCGTGCGCCTGCTGGACACGGTCGTCCCGGAGCTGCGCGTGGCGGCGGCGGCGCGGCTCTACCGCTCGCCCGTGAAGACCTACCAGGAGGCGGCCATGGAGACGCTGGCGGGCATCCTCCATGACCCCGCCCTCGACGCGGAGTTTCACGTGGCGGCGGTCAACTCCCTGAGCGCCTTTCCCCAGCTCTCGCCCCCGGCGCGCATGGCGCTGTGGCACGCGGCCTCCAGCCCCCAGCCGCTGCTGGCGTGGTACGCGCGGGACTTGCTGCGCCAGCAGGCCTGA
- a CDS encoding MDR family MFS transporter, whose product MRTTHRPLTTLALVLSIFMAALEMTVVSTAMPTVVSELGGLQSYAWVFTGYMLASTITVPIFGKLADLYGRKPVLLVGIGLFLLGSIASGLATSMDMLIAFRVLQGLGAGAMQPVSLTIVGDIYTLEQRAKVQGAFSAVWGLAGLLGPLTGGLIVKYLSWHWIFFINVPVGLGAMALLVVFFHEQVQRKPQRLDFVGAALLGAGVVALLFGVQGVGRNLLALPLGLLLLVAFVWVERRVPAPVIPMSLFSIPVIAISSVAGALFSAAMFGATTYVPLYVQGVLGGSPTEAGGMITPMIVGWPLASLVAGRLLLRTGPRPLIVVGLGLSVVGTGLMALLLKPGAPLVIPGLAMMLFGIGLGFTTTSMIIAVQTSVGWELRGVATASNMFFRTIGGSLGVGLMGGVMVAQLMKDPGVPVSAANALLGPEHGQGLSPELLKTLSGALGTGLTINFWIISACTLAAFLVGLFFPKGGKGPGAAPPASEVPMAH is encoded by the coding sequence ATGCGAACCACCCACCGTCCCCTGACCACGCTGGCGCTCGTCCTGAGCATCTTCATGGCGGCCCTGGAGATGACCGTCGTCTCCACCGCCATGCCCACGGTGGTCAGCGAGCTGGGGGGGCTGCAGAGCTACGCCTGGGTGTTCACCGGGTACATGCTCGCCTCCACCATCACCGTGCCCATCTTCGGGAAGCTGGCGGACCTGTACGGGCGCAAGCCCGTCCTGCTGGTGGGCATCGGCCTGTTCCTGCTGGGCTCCATCGCCAGTGGCCTGGCCACGTCGATGGACATGCTCATTGCCTTCCGGGTCCTCCAGGGCCTGGGGGCGGGCGCGATGCAGCCCGTGTCGCTCACCATCGTGGGGGACATCTACACCCTGGAGCAGCGGGCCAAGGTGCAGGGGGCGTTCAGCGCCGTGTGGGGCCTGGCGGGGCTGCTGGGGCCGCTCACCGGCGGCCTCATCGTGAAGTACCTGAGCTGGCACTGGATCTTCTTCATCAACGTCCCGGTGGGGCTGGGCGCGATGGCGCTGCTGGTGGTCTTCTTCCACGAGCAGGTGCAGCGCAAGCCGCAGCGGCTGGACTTCGTGGGCGCGGCGCTGCTCGGCGCGGGCGTGGTGGCGCTGCTGTTCGGCGTGCAGGGCGTGGGGCGCAACCTGCTGGCGCTTCCCCTGGGGCTGCTCCTGCTGGTGGCCTTCGTGTGGGTGGAGCGCCGGGTGCCCGCGCCCGTCATCCCCATGAGCCTGTTCTCGATTCCCGTCATCGCCATCTCCTCGGTGGCGGGCGCGCTCTTCTCGGCGGCGATGTTCGGGGCGACCACCTACGTGCCGCTGTACGTGCAGGGGGTGCTGGGCGGCTCGCCCACGGAGGCCGGCGGCATGATTACCCCCATGATCGTCGGCTGGCCGCTGGCGAGCCTCGTGGCGGGAAGGCTGCTGCTGCGCACCGGGCCCCGGCCGCTCATCGTCGTGGGGCTGGGGCTGAGCGTGGTGGGCACGGGGCTGATGGCGCTCCTGCTCAAGCCGGGCGCGCCCCTGGTGATTCCCGGGCTGGCGATGATGCTGTTCGGCATTGGCCTGGGGTTCACCACCACGTCGATGATCATCGCCGTGCAGACGAGCGTGGGGTGGGAGCTGCGCGGGGTGGCCACCGCCAGCAACATGTTCTTCCGCACCATCGGCGGCTCGCTCGGCGTCGGGCTGATGGGCGGGGTGATGGTGGCGCAGCTCATGAAGGACCCGGGCGTGCCGGTCTCCGCCGCCAACGCGCTGCTCGGCCCCGAGCATGGCCAGGGGCTGTCCCCGGAGCTGCTGAAGACCTTGAGCGGCGCGCTCGGCACGGGGCTGACCATCAACTTCTGGATCATCAGCGCGTGCACCCTCGCCGCCTTCCTCGTGGGGCTCTTCTTCCCCAAGGGCGGCAAGGGCCCGGGCGCGGCGCCCCCGGCCTCTGAAGTGCCCATGGCGCACTGA
- a CDS encoding AAA family ATPase: protein MNVLPPLPELVAQFLQRFIHQPAGQEHLARYATDAAFLRAAFEDICRRADAGEDVTERVLMKLLPHRDTPYNRQRGAWTTRWALINREIQPWFQSVGWVPDAASWRDIASHLLHLLRTLERGPQAAALEAFAASPLSRGFRAGFLSPALHALRPDLYLPVNARSRRTAHFCLALWGESREVSVGLEHYLEATATLRFVQERLKPLGIQDAHHFDAFCHWLCDRKLGGYLARRKVEELEEAPGDEAGGEPDEEVGAWVVRNMLSKRNFRAEIRRGRRSTWSALQRGSREWLRDAEPGDLVFLYQASPVREVLGLGKLASEPVPVGEETRFEVEFLTDVLTQPIPLAAIQAHSTLSGMMMASPRSGMVLPIRADELPHLARLIRDRNPEVQEVLAPYLPAESLRSESRAPRVLDLAAWVEEWRRTSGFPDEADLRESSQREAWARMLSPEDLGTLTPEDFRPVYQLGVLGSTGPLPALNRFFQEASEEQLGHFRATLREVLHGEGRLEQRLDRALVRDTPTAVKGLSEAVLLKCLAVVQPGRFLGIHCYEGDTGKARMMEMLGLPPLPGSLPAGTRAVRSNDALREALAPHLSGTADLPAPQAMRRFLYWLKARLDQQPPPKELDPAERFLHTTSLRRERLEELCALLEHRRQLILYGPPGTGKTFIARELARYQAGAEGRCERVQFHPAYSYEDFVEGLRPQVDAQAPGGLRYEYRPGILKSLAARAQASPTERFVLLIDEINRAALPRVFGELLYLLEYREERVRLSGSGDFFELPSNLYLIGTMNSADRSIAQIDVALRRRFHFVRMDPDTEVLRRNLLKWDVAPDVCDWAVQGLEAVNARIARSPGREFCIGHSFFMDKDLDPGRVERIWRHDIAPMLEDCFYDSPQVVPELRALFDAARPGPVDMSE from the coding sequence GTGAACGTCCTGCCGCCCCTGCCCGAGCTGGTTGCCCAGTTCCTCCAGCGCTTCATTCACCAGCCCGCCGGGCAGGAGCACCTGGCCCGCTACGCCACGGATGCGGCCTTCCTCCGGGCCGCCTTCGAGGACATCTGCCGGCGCGCGGACGCCGGGGAGGACGTGACGGAGCGGGTGCTGATGAAGCTCCTGCCCCACCGCGACACCCCCTACAACCGCCAGCGCGGCGCCTGGACGACGCGCTGGGCCCTCATCAACCGGGAGATTCAGCCCTGGTTCCAGAGCGTGGGCTGGGTGCCGGACGCGGCCTCGTGGCGGGACATCGCCAGCCACCTGCTGCACCTGCTGCGCACCCTGGAGCGAGGCCCCCAAGCGGCGGCCCTGGAGGCCTTCGCCGCCTCGCCGCTGTCCCGGGGCTTCCGCGCGGGGTTCCTCAGCCCCGCGCTGCACGCGCTGCGGCCGGACCTGTACCTGCCCGTCAACGCGCGGAGCCGGCGCACGGCCCACTTCTGCCTGGCGCTGTGGGGCGAGTCCCGCGAGGTGAGCGTGGGCCTGGAGCACTACCTGGAGGCCACCGCCACGCTGCGCTTCGTGCAGGAGCGCCTCAAGCCCCTGGGCATCCAGGACGCCCACCACTTCGATGCCTTCTGCCACTGGCTGTGCGACCGGAAGCTGGGCGGCTACCTCGCCCGCCGCAAGGTGGAGGAGCTGGAGGAAGCCCCGGGCGATGAGGCGGGCGGCGAGCCCGACGAGGAGGTGGGCGCCTGGGTTGTCCGCAACATGCTCTCCAAGCGCAACTTCCGCGCGGAGATCCGCCGGGGCCGGCGCAGCACGTGGAGCGCCCTCCAGCGCGGCTCGCGCGAGTGGCTGCGGGATGCCGAGCCGGGCGACCTCGTCTTTCTCTACCAGGCCAGCCCCGTGCGGGAGGTGCTCGGGCTGGGGAAGCTGGCCTCCGAGCCCGTGCCGGTGGGCGAGGAGACGCGCTTCGAGGTGGAGTTCCTCACCGACGTGCTGACGCAGCCCATTCCGCTGGCCGCCATCCAGGCGCACTCGACGCTGTCCGGGATGATGATGGCCTCGCCCCGCAGCGGCATGGTGCTGCCCATCCGCGCCGACGAGCTGCCCCACCTGGCCCGGCTCATCCGCGACCGCAACCCCGAGGTCCAGGAGGTGCTCGCCCCGTACCTCCCCGCCGAGTCCCTGCGCTCCGAGTCCCGCGCCCCGCGTGTGCTGGACCTGGCCGCGTGGGTGGAGGAGTGGCGCCGCACCTCGGGCTTTCCGGACGAGGCGGACCTCCGGGAGTCCTCCCAGCGCGAGGCCTGGGCGCGAATGCTCTCCCCGGAGGACCTCGGCACGCTCACCCCGGAGGACTTCCGGCCCGTGTACCAGCTGGGCGTGCTGGGCTCGACCGGGCCCCTGCCCGCGCTCAACCGCTTCTTCCAGGAGGCCAGCGAGGAGCAGCTCGGCCACTTCCGGGCCACGCTGCGCGAGGTGCTGCACGGCGAGGGCCGGCTGGAGCAGCGGCTCGACCGCGCGCTCGTCCGGGACACGCCCACCGCCGTGAAGGGCCTGAGCGAGGCGGTGCTCCTGAAGTGTCTGGCCGTGGTGCAGCCCGGGCGCTTCCTGGGCATTCACTGCTACGAGGGGGACACCGGCAAGGCGCGGATGATGGAGATGCTCGGGCTGCCACCGCTGCCGGGCTCGCTCCCGGCGGGCACCCGGGCGGTGCGCTCCAACGATGCGCTGCGCGAGGCGCTCGCGCCCCACCTCTCGGGGACGGCGGACCTGCCCGCGCCCCAGGCCATGCGGCGCTTTCTCTACTGGCTGAAGGCGCGGTTGGATCAGCAGCCGCCGCCCAAGGAGCTGGATCCGGCCGAGCGCTTCCTGCACACCACCTCGCTGCGCCGGGAGCGGCTGGAGGAGCTGTGCGCGCTGCTGGAGCACCGGCGCCAGCTCATCCTCTATGGGCCTCCGGGCACGGGCAAGACGTTCATCGCCCGGGAGCTGGCCCGGTACCAGGCGGGCGCCGAGGGCCGCTGTGAGCGCGTCCAGTTCCACCCGGCCTATTCCTACGAGGACTTCGTGGAGGGCCTGCGGCCCCAGGTGGACGCCCAGGCGCCGGGCGGGCTGCGCTACGAGTACCGCCCCGGCATCCTCAAGTCCCTGGCGGCGCGGGCCCAGGCCTCGCCCACCGAGCGCTTCGTGCTGCTCATCGATGAGATCAACCGCGCGGCGCTCCCCCGGGTCTTCGGCGAGCTACTCTATCTGCTGGAGTACCGGGAGGAGCGCGTGCGGCTGTCGGGCTCCGGGGACTTCTTCGAGCTGCCCTCCAACCTGTACCTCATCGGCACGATGAACAGCGCGGACCGCTCCATCGCGCAGATCGACGTGGCGCTGCGCCGCCGGTTCCACTTCGTGCGGATGGATCCGGACACGGAGGTGCTGCGGCGCAACCTGCTCAAGTGGGACGTGGCGCCGGATGTCTGTGATTGGGCCGTGCAGGGGCTGGAGGCGGTGAACGCCCGCATCGCGCGCTCGCCGGGCCGGGAGTTCTGCATTGGCCACTCGTTCTTCATGGACAAGGACCTGGACCCTGGGCGCGTCGAGCGCATCTGGCGCCATGACATCGCCCCCATGCTGGAGGACTGCTTCTATGACTCCCCGCAGGTGGTGCCGGAGCTGAGGGCCCTGTTCGACGCGGCGCGCCCCGGCCCCGTGGACATGTCGGAATGA
- a CDS encoding McrC family protein — MTPWVLTEWEWAELPLSAEAVLAAQAHLGSALSAEPSAGGFRLRAHGVAGMVALPGGVLHLRPQVPSLHLLALADYAARGLSWGEDLVGMAGTQELLPLLGSLYVRRVERLARGGWVHGYQEEEAEQPVLRGRWRVDRDIARPPTHRHRLTCRFDDFTRDVAPNRVLLAALRVLERASLFGAAVSARASALAATLDGVHAQAAVRAAQKVIASDRRFAAYGPAVGLAHILLESTGVQATQGPHPLASFVVRLAPLFEAAVTRALVQVAGTRGVTCHVQRALTLDAEGRLTLIPDIVLERGDARLVIDAKYKLPAEGLPPADDFQQLVTYLACVGTHQGALVLPAPGAVPEETTLNLSTFGQTSQVRVVKVPLGGRATTVGAALEAAAERLVLWLASPIRPGQDAAGKARNSAAQSRSRWMAAS; from the coding sequence ATGACGCCGTGGGTGCTCACCGAGTGGGAGTGGGCCGAGCTGCCGCTCTCCGCCGAGGCTGTGCTCGCCGCGCAAGCGCACCTGGGCTCCGCGCTCTCGGCCGAGCCCTCCGCGGGAGGCTTCCGCCTGCGGGCGCACGGGGTGGCGGGGATGGTGGCGCTTCCGGGCGGGGTGCTGCACCTGCGGCCCCAGGTGCCCTCGCTGCACCTGCTCGCGCTGGCGGACTATGCCGCGAGGGGCCTGTCCTGGGGCGAGGACCTCGTGGGGATGGCCGGGACGCAGGAGTTGCTTCCGCTGCTGGGCTCGCTCTACGTGCGCCGCGTGGAGCGGCTGGCGCGCGGCGGGTGGGTGCACGGCTACCAAGAGGAGGAGGCGGAGCAGCCCGTTCTGCGGGGGCGCTGGCGGGTGGACCGGGACATCGCCCGGCCGCCCACGCACCGTCACCGGCTTACGTGCCGGTTCGATGACTTCACCCGGGATGTGGCGCCCAACCGCGTGCTGCTCGCGGCGCTGCGGGTGCTGGAGCGCGCCAGCCTCTTCGGCGCGGCCGTGTCGGCTCGCGCCAGCGCCCTGGCGGCCACGCTGGACGGGGTGCACGCCCAGGCGGCGGTCCGGGCCGCGCAGAAGGTCATTGCGTCGGATCGCCGCTTCGCCGCGTATGGGCCCGCCGTGGGGCTCGCCCACATCCTTCTAGAGAGCACCGGCGTGCAGGCCACGCAGGGGCCCCATCCCCTCGCGTCATTCGTCGTCCGCCTGGCGCCCCTGTTCGAGGCGGCGGTCACCCGGGCCTTGGTGCAGGTGGCGGGCACACGCGGGGTGACGTGCCATGTGCAGCGAGCCCTCACGCTGGATGCCGAGGGACGGCTCACCCTCATCCCGGACATCGTCCTCGAACGGGGGGACGCGCGGCTGGTCATCGATGCCAAGTACAAGCTGCCCGCGGAGGGGCTGCCGCCCGCGGACGACTTCCAGCAGCTCGTCACCTACCTCGCGTGCGTGGGAACCCACCAGGGCGCTCTGGTCCTGCCCGCCCCCGGCGCGGTCCCGGAAGAGACCACCCTGAACCTGTCGACCTTCGGCCAAACGAGTCAGGTGCGCGTAGTGAAGGTCCCCTTGGGAGGCCGCGCCACCACCGTGGGGGCGGCGCTGGAAGCCGCCGCCGAGCGCCTCGTGTTGTGGCTGGCCAGTCCGATTCGCCCAGGTCAGGATGCTGCGGGCAAGGCGCGGAACTCGGCGGCGCAGTCGAGGAGCCGGTGGATGGCAGCTTCCTGA
- a CDS encoding DUF2339 domain-containing protein, which translates to MNAEQEEGPLRERVQRLEQLVTSLEARLQHLEAPGLRALPTPPPLAEAAAPGPEAPARADLEAHLGTYWLSRLGIVALITGIAYLITYRFGELGLLVRVVLGYALSAGLGAFGLWLSRRYLLFGRIVFGGGLALAYFVTYALHFIPSVRVIDSQVLALVLLAAFVIGIVVTAQRMHSETVAGIALFLGLHTGMLSDVTAFTLLSTTLLAMGALFFLVKNRWVIVPLSSLVSVYSTHTLWAVRAPSLVPGAPDDGRLLLSLAFLALYFLLFAVALLARPRELSLRAGLAFAGLNWGGLLALGAYEVETRSPSHLFLFLLAVALAQGAGAGVARWRQAPALLPHAFLALGAITLALAMPAHFSGRALVVSWLVTGTGVALVARALASPALRGLSVAILLVGLGASQLTAVRSSGVLAAAFACFLLAERLGVFRPAWLSPPEAFRGHGVLQAVCAAGAGLSLLWLTGQEMPAGLVTLGWAVTALGLFAVGFAFGERRYRLVGLAGLALALGRVLLVDLSRLPTDQRVITFILLGVILLLISYTYTRLKDRKA; encoded by the coding sequence ATGAACGCAGAGCAGGAAGAGGGGCCGCTGCGGGAGCGCGTTCAGCGCTTGGAGCAACTCGTCACGTCGCTGGAAGCCCGGCTCCAGCACCTGGAGGCGCCGGGTCTCCGGGCCCTGCCCACGCCGCCCCCCCTCGCCGAGGCCGCCGCGCCCGGGCCCGAGGCGCCGGCCCGCGCGGACCTGGAAGCCCACCTGGGCACGTACTGGCTGAGCCGCCTGGGCATCGTGGCCCTCATCACCGGCATCGCCTACCTCATCACCTACCGCTTCGGAGAGCTGGGGCTGCTCGTCCGGGTGGTGCTGGGCTACGCGCTGAGCGCGGGGCTCGGGGCCTTCGGGCTGTGGCTGTCCCGGCGCTACCTGCTCTTCGGGCGCATCGTCTTCGGCGGAGGGCTGGCGCTCGCCTACTTCGTCACGTACGCGCTGCACTTCATCCCCTCCGTGCGCGTCATCGACAGCCAGGTGCTCGCGCTGGTGCTGCTGGCGGCGTTCGTCATCGGCATCGTCGTCACCGCCCAGCGCATGCACTCGGAGACGGTGGCCGGCATCGCGCTGTTCCTCGGGCTGCACACGGGGATGCTCAGCGACGTCACCGCCTTCACCCTGCTGTCCACCACGCTGCTGGCCATGGGCGCCCTCTTCTTCCTCGTGAAGAACCGCTGGGTCATCGTCCCCCTCTCCAGCCTCGTCTCCGTCTACAGCACCCACACCCTCTGGGCGGTGCGCGCCCCCAGCCTCGTCCCGGGCGCGCCGGACGACGGGCGGCTCCTGCTGAGCCTGGCCTTCCTCGCGCTCTACTTCCTGCTGTTCGCCGTGGCGCTGCTCGCCCGCCCCCGGGAGCTCTCCCTGCGCGCGGGCCTGGCCTTCGCGGGCCTCAACTGGGGGGGCCTGCTGGCGCTGGGCGCCTACGAGGTGGAGACCCGGAGCCCCTCCCACCTGTTCCTCTTTCTGCTCGCCGTGGCGCTGGCCCAGGGGGCGGGTGCCGGGGTGGCCCGGTGGCGGCAGGCCCCCGCGCTTCTCCCGCACGCCTTCCTGGCCCTCGGCGCCATCACCCTGGCCCTGGCGATGCCCGCCCACTTCAGTGGCCGCGCCCTGGTGGTCTCCTGGCTGGTGACGGGGACCGGCGTGGCGCTCGTGGCGCGCGCGCTCGCCTCCCCCGCCCTGCGCGGGCTCAGCGTGGCCATCCTCCTGGTGGGCCTGGGGGCCTCGCAGCTCACCGCCGTGAGGTCCTCGGGTGTGCTGGCCGCCGCCTTCGCGTGCTTCCTCCTCGCCGAGCGGCTGGGGGTGTTCCGCCCCGCCTGGCTCTCACCGCCGGAGGCCTTCCGGGGCCACGGGGTGCTCCAGGCCGTGTGCGCGGCGGGCGCGGGGCTCAGCCTGCTGTGGCTCACCGGGCAGGAGATGCCCGCGGGGCTCGTCACGCTCGGCTGGGCCGTCACCGCGCTGGGCCTGTTCGCCGTGGGCTTTGCCTTCGGCGAGCGCCGCTACCGGCTCGTGGGGCTCGCGGGGCTCGCGCTCGCGCTGGGGCGGGTGCTGCTCGTGGACCTGTCCCGGCTGCCCACGGATCAGCGCGTCATCACCTTCATCCTCCTCGGGGTGATTCTGCTGCTCATCTCGTACACGTACACCCGGCTGAAGGACCGCAAGGCGTGA
- a CDS encoding Kelch repeat-containing protein, whose protein sequence is MRRVSKSFIALMVFAGMFSCGSGREPDGLAGAPVLSAPRKRLPFVQLADGRVLAAGGHDGLRTLSSCELFEPALGTWSATGSLRTARRNHAAAVLADGRVLVVGGAPAQPVGALASAEIYDPATGVWTPAAPLSVPRVDPTVVTLADGRVLVVGGSDVDQRSLRSAEWFDPATGTWHAAETPGWGHGGAQAAVVLADGRVLFVSGLQAELYEPATGRWTKAGPAGGAAGTHRMGHTVTRLEDGRVLVVGGTTSRAAETAELYAPATGQWTLAAAPRTPREGHGALLTADGDVLVVGGYHFASGTLASAERFEPGSGTWHPVNALQEPRQGAGLLRLPGNEVLVVGGFNDAVETLASSERYVPGGD, encoded by the coding sequence ATGCGCCGGGTTTCCAAGTCTTTCATTGCCCTGATGGTCTTCGCCGGGATGTTCTCGTGTGGCTCGGGACGCGAGCCGGACGGGCTCGCCGGGGCGCCGGTCCTGTCGGCGCCCCGGAAGCGGCTGCCCTTCGTCCAGCTGGCGGATGGGCGGGTGCTGGCGGCCGGAGGCCACGACGGCCTGCGGACCCTCTCCTCGTGCGAGCTGTTCGAGCCGGCCCTGGGGACGTGGAGCGCCACGGGCTCCCTGCGGACCGCGCGGCGCAACCACGCCGCGGCGGTGCTGGCGGATGGGCGGGTGCTGGTGGTGGGCGGCGCGCCCGCGCAGCCCGTGGGCGCGCTGGCGAGCGCCGAAATCTATGATCCGGCCACGGGCGTGTGGACGCCCGCGGCCCCGCTCTCGGTGCCCCGCGTGGATCCCACCGTGGTGACGCTGGCGGATGGGCGGGTGCTGGTGGTGGGCGGCTCGGACGTGGATCAGCGCTCCCTGCGCTCGGCCGAGTGGTTCGACCCGGCCACGGGCACCTGGCATGCGGCGGAGACGCCGGGCTGGGGCCACGGGGGCGCGCAGGCGGCGGTGGTGCTGGCGGACGGACGGGTGCTCTTCGTGAGCGGCCTGCAGGCGGAGCTGTACGAGCCCGCCACGGGCCGCTGGACGAAGGCGGGACCCGCCGGGGGCGCCGCGGGCACCCACCGCATGGGCCACACGGTGACGCGGCTGGAGGATGGGCGGGTGCTGGTGGTGGGGGGCACCACCTCGCGCGCCGCGGAGACGGCGGAGCTGTACGCGCCCGCCACGGGACAGTGGACGCTCGCGGCGGCCCCCCGCACGCCTCGCGAGGGCCACGGGGCCCTGCTCACCGCGGACGGGGACGTGCTGGTGGTGGGCGGCTACCACTTCGCCTCGGGGACGCTCGCCTCGGCGGAGCGCTTCGAGCCCGGCTCGGGCACCTGGCACCCGGTGAACGCGCTCCAGGAGCCCCGCCAGGGCGCGGGGCTGCTGCGGCTGCCGGGCAACGAGGTGCTGGTGGTGGGCGGCTTCAACGACGCGGTGGAGACGCTCGCCAGCAGCGAGCGGTACGTGCCCGGCGGGGACTGA